The following is a genomic window from Chania multitudinisentens RB-25.
GCACTACCAGAAACGTTATCTTCTTCTGCTCGCAACGAAGGGGCATTTGCGGCCATTTTCAGCGGCTATTTTAAGCTCTTGTTTAATCCTCGTATCATGGGCTATGCCATTGCCAGTACCTTTTACTATGGTGGTTTTTACGCCTTCATTGCAGGCACTCCCTTTGTTTATATTGAATATTTCCATATCTCGCCTCAAGCCTATGGATTGTTGTTTGGCGTCAATATTCTTGGCGTGATGAGCGCCAACTTTATTAACAGCAAACTGGTGGCCAAATTAGGCTGCGAGTCTTTATTTCATGCGGGCTCAGCGATGGCGGCCATTGCCGGGATCATGATGGCTTTGAATGCCTACCTGGGGTGGTTCGGGTTAGCCGGTATCGCAATACCTTTCTTTTTCTATGCCGCGATGAATGGGTTTATCGTGGCCAATTCAGTAGCTGGAGCCCTGGCTGAAGTAACCCGGAATGCTGGAATGTGTTCTTCCTTGATTGGCGCGATGCAATATGGTTCCGGTATCTTTAGTGCAGCCCTTGTCGGCTGGCTTAATGATGGAACCCCCTGGACCATGAGTTCGATGATTGGTTTATGCTCAATAGGCTGCTTGATCGCTTCGCTCTTATTAAAAAGGCGCTACGCAGGGAGTTAGAACAGAATGAAGGGCGCAATGATGCCGCCTTTCTCACTAAGCGGCTAACGTTGATACCTGAATGCCTCAACGAACAGGGAAAAGGCCGTGGTATGCTGTCTTCTGCTCGGGTAGTAAAGATAATAGCCTGGGAAGGGTTCACACCACTCTTCAAGGATTTTGATCAATTGACCACTGGCTATTTCGTTCCTCACTGCATCCTCTGGGACAAACGCTAAACCGAACCCCATCACTGCGGCGTCAATACGCTGGCGCAAACTGTTAAAGGTCAGTTGCCCATAAACACGCACCTTCATTTCGCGGCCTTCTTTCTTAAACTCCCAGGCATAAAGCCCCCCCATGGTGGGGAGACGCATATTGATACAGCGATAATGCTGTAATTCCTGAGGTGCGGTGGGTATGCCATATTTATCAAGAAAAGCGGGGGAACCCACCACGGCCATGCTCATCTCTGGCCCAATCCGCACGGCAATCATGTCTTTTGCAACCTGCTCACCCAGGCGGATCCCTGCATCAAAACGCCCTGTAACAATATCCGTTAAGGCATTATCGACGGTGATCTCCACGTTAATATCGGGATAATCGGCAAGGAATGATTTCATCACTGGCCAGAGTACCGAATTCACCGCGTGCTCGCCTGCGGTTATGCGAATGTTACCTACAGGTTTGTCGCGCATCTCACCTAATGCTTCCAATTCACTTTCAATGTCGGCAAAACGTGGTCCGAGGCTTTCCGCCAGCCTTTCACCGGCTTCCGTAGGCGCAACGCTCCGGGTGGTGCGCGTTAATAAACGCAGTTCGAGACGTTCTTCCAGCCCACGAATAGCATGGCTTAACGCAGACTGAGAAACCCCCAGCTTTGCGGCCGCTTTGGTAAAGCTGCGCTCTCTGGCAACCACAAGAAAAGAAATCAGGTCATTGAAGTTTTCTTTTAGCATCTTGGTTCCTTTCGCATTGTCATCACTGCCTGGGCGGTGTCCATTATAAGCGGGTTAAGCCATTTTACTTATAGACCTTAGTGCCTTTCCCTCACGGATTTCGTCTTATACTGCTTAATAGCGAGCGTTTTCAGGTAAAAATGCAACCTGATAACTATTCCAGCCTTAAACTGGTGTTTTGATATCTTTTGCTTTTACCTGTTGAACACTCTATCTTCCCGCCGCTGCAATCGGATCGTCCTTGTGTGCGGCGGTAAACCCCCGTTGTTCAGCCTCGCTGATACCAGACTGTACAAACGGCTTTCTAGTGAATTATCTGGTTGAATAGAAAAATAAAAGTTTTTTTCGCTCACCTTTTCGAGAGGGAAACCTACCAGATAATAAAAAGAGTAAGAAAAACCTTTATCATTGACTTGAGTTGTCTCATTTTTCTAATACCATCAAGAATACCGAGTTAGTCAGTTTTTTCTGATATCTTCGGTCGGTTGCAGCAGCTTGTTTTTAGGAGTGAGGTATGAAGAAAGTTGTAGTTGTAGATGACCACCCTGTTGTCCGCTTGGCCATCGGAATGCTGTTACAGCGGGAAGGCTATACGGTGGTAGCAGAAACAGATAATGGTATCGAAGCCGTGCGCCTTGCCCGTGAGCTGCAACCGGAATTAATGATCCTGGATATTGGCCTGCCTAAACTTGATGGGTTAGGTGTCATCGCCAGCCTGAATCAGTATGAGCTTCCTATCAAAGTCCTGGTGCTCACCACTCAGCCTGCCAATCTGTATTCCATGCGTTGTATGCAGGCGGGAGCCGTTGGCTATGTCTCTAAAAATGAAGATTTGTCTGACCTGATCGCCGCGCTGAAAGCGATTGGAGCCGGTTATACCTATTTCCCTAATCTTTCATTCAGCTCTGTGCATAAAGGCGATATACAAGCGGATGAACATACCCGCCTCAACCTGCTTTCTAACCGTGAAATGGCGGTACTGCGCCTGCTCGCCGTGGGAAGAAGCAATAAGGAAATTGGCGATGAGATGGCGTTGAGCAATAAAACCATCAGTACCTATAAGGTGCGTATTATGGAAAAGCTGCAAGTTCAAACGTTGGTCGATCTGGTCGACATCGCCAAACGGCATACCCTGGTCTAGCCGTGCCATGAAAACCGTTATCATCGCACTGCTGTTGATCGTCACAGCTTTGGGCACCTTTCCTGCCCGTGCAGAAACGCCGATTTCCTTGCATTTGCTGAATCGCTCCGTGCTCAATACGGAGCTGATGCAGTTACCAGAAGCCGACTGGCAATGGTTAAGGCAAAAGAAAGTCCTGATTTTTGGCGCAGTGCAGCCTGATAATCCCCCATTGGATATCATCTATGCCAAAAATACCTACGAAGGGTTGACCGCCGATTATCTTGGGCTGATCGGTGAACAACTGGATCTCGCGGTTAAAGTGCAACTGTATTCTTCACCTGAGGCGGCGCTTCAGGCATTGATGCGGGGTGAAGTGGATATTCTGGACCCCTCTTTGTTCTTTCCTGAGAATAGGCTTTTATTGACCCAACCTTATGTTATCGATCCGTTAGTGTTTGTGACCCGCGTCAGCGACCCGCCCCTCTATGTCATGCCACAGAATGACAAACAATGGGTGACGCTGGCACGTTACCAGACAACGGATGGCGTTTTGGCTCATTACCCGCACACCAAATTTATTTTTGACTCTTCGGCCATCGATGCCATCGGTAAAGTGGCGTTTGGCCGCGCAGATATTTTTTTGGGTGGTTTTATCAGTGCGAATTACATGATAAATCGTAACTTCCGCCATCTGGTACGAGTTACCCGTTTTCCTGAGGTTGGTGTATCGCGCCTGTCTTTCGTTTTAGCACCGGATAACGAGCGTCTGCGAGGAATGATTAACGCGGTACTCAGCCGCATTCCTGACAGTGAAAAAGGGGCTATCTTACGGCGCTGGGGAGCAGGTGGGCTGGATAATAATGCCTTGCAATCAATAGAATTGAACCAGGCGGAACGTCATTGGGTACAGCAAAACCCCGTGGTGCGGGTGCTAGTTATCGGCAATTTCCCTCCCTGGTTTTTTATTGATCAGCAAGGCAACTCACGCGGG
Proteins encoded in this region:
- a CDS encoding LysR family transcriptional regulator, producing MLKENFNDLISFLVVARERSFTKAAAKLGVSQSALSHAIRGLEERLELRLLTRTTRSVAPTEAGERLAESLGPRFADIESELEALGEMRDKPVGNIRITAGEHAVNSVLWPVMKSFLADYPDINVEITVDNALTDIVTGRFDAGIRLGEQVAKDMIAVRIGPEMSMAVVGSPAFLDKYGIPTAPQELQHYRCINMRLPTMGGLYAWEFKKEGREMKVRVYGQLTFNSLRQRIDAAVMGFGLAFVPEDAVRNEIASGQLIKILEEWCEPFPGYYLYYPSRRQHTTAFSLFVEAFRYQR
- a CDS encoding response regulator transcription factor, with product MKKVVVVDDHPVVRLAIGMLLQREGYTVVAETDNGIEAVRLARELQPELMILDIGLPKLDGLGVIASLNQYELPIKVLVLTTQPANLYSMRCMQAGAVGYVSKNEDLSDLIAALKAIGAGYTYFPNLSFSSVHKGDIQADEHTRLNLLSNREMAVLRLLAVGRSNKEIGDEMALSNKTISTYKVRIMEKLQVQTLVDLVDIAKRHTLV
- a CDS encoding multidrug effflux MFS transporter, translated to MTNVTVQNSGGESASPSRYRDLRILVILSALMSFASISTDLYLPAMPTIANDLHAAHGRIEFTLSGFLIGFSLGQLFWGPIGDRYGRRIPIAIGMGLFMLGAAGCALAHSIEQMVGWRVVQAAGACAGPVLARAMVRDLYTRERSAQMLSTLFLFMAVAPLAGPILGGQILAISSWQAIFWTMAGLGFLALFGTFALPETLSSSARNEGAFAAIFSGYFKLLFNPRIMGYAIASTFYYGGFYAFIAGTPFVYIEYFHISPQAYGLLFGVNILGVMSANFINSKLVAKLGCESLFHAGSAMAAIAGIMMALNAYLGWFGLAGIAIPFFFYAAMNGFIVANSVAGALAEVTRNAGMCSSLIGAMQYGSGIFSAALVGWLNDGTPWTMSSMIGLCSIGCLIASLLLKRRYAGS